In Limnobaculum parvum, one DNA window encodes the following:
- a CDS encoding HlyD family type I secretion periplasmic adaptor subunit: MHGDPVQKHTHIIWMILLICFALLLWANYAELDEVTSGQGTVITWNRSQMIQARDGGVIRELMVREGDLVNAGQQLAVLDATRFQAGYDEIGAKVKGLAVSIARLTSEIKDDNSKPDFLLLLREFSGGIAYKDMSDEDLLADNKVLIDHEMSLLITRRRGLDENISGLQRSLKLTVNELNLIRPLVVKGAVSQVEELRLRREENELKNKITEARNHYFEQAKEELVKKKNELDSIYFQLLQRKDQLTSTVINSPVKGIVKDVQVTTVGGVLEPGGKLMEVVPSEDQLVIEVKINPRDIAFIHPNQKAIVKVSAYESSIYGTMDATVERISPDTIQDQVRREQYYYKVFVRTERSALETPDGKIHEIVPGMLATVDIKTGKKSVLDYLIKPLNKAKEALRER; the protein is encoded by the coding sequence ATGCATGGCGATCCGGTGCAAAAGCACACCCATATCATCTGGATGATTCTATTAATCTGCTTCGCCCTTCTTTTATGGGCCAATTATGCCGAGCTAGATGAAGTCACCAGTGGTCAAGGAACCGTTATTACTTGGAACCGTTCACAAATGATTCAAGCCAGAGATGGGGGTGTTATTCGTGAATTAATGGTGCGGGAAGGCGATCTGGTTAATGCGGGTCAGCAATTAGCCGTTCTGGATGCCACGCGCTTTCAGGCGGGGTACGACGAGATTGGTGCAAAAGTTAAAGGACTGGCAGTCAGTATCGCTCGTTTAACCTCAGAAATAAAAGATGATAACAGTAAACCAGACTTCTTATTGTTACTACGCGAGTTCAGCGGTGGTATCGCCTATAAGGATATGTCAGACGAAGATCTATTAGCGGATAACAAGGTACTCATTGACCATGAAATGTCCCTACTTATCACGCGTCGCAGAGGTTTGGATGAAAACATATCGGGCCTACAGCGCAGTTTAAAACTGACAGTTAATGAGTTGAATCTTATTCGTCCATTAGTCGTAAAGGGAGCCGTAAGCCAAGTCGAAGAGCTGCGTTTAAGAAGAGAAGAAAACGAGCTAAAAAATAAAATCACTGAAGCCCGTAACCATTACTTTGAGCAAGCTAAAGAGGAACTGGTTAAAAAGAAAAATGAACTCGATTCTATCTACTTCCAGCTATTGCAAAGAAAAGACCAGTTAACCAGTACGGTTATTAATTCACCGGTAAAAGGCATCGTTAAAGATGTACAAGTTACTACTGTCGGTGGCGTACTGGAACCAGGAGGAAAACTGATGGAAGTGGTTCCATCAGAAGATCAACTGGTTATAGAAGTAAAAATAAACCCGAGAGACATTGCATTCATTCATCCAAATCAAAAGGCAATCGTAAAGGTTAGCGCCTATGAATCATCAATATACGGAACGATGGATGCAACGGTAGAACGAATTTCCCCCGATACCATTCAGGATCAGGTACGACGTGAACAGTACTACTACAAGGTTTTTGTCCGTACTGAACGTTCTGCACTAGAAACACCTGACGGCAAGATACATGAGATTGTCCCGGGCATGTTGGCTACGGTTGATATTAAAACGGGAAAAAAATCAGTGCTCGATTATCTGATTAAGCCATTGAATAAAGCCAAAGAAGCACTGAGGGAAAGATAA
- a CDS encoding Ig-like domain-containing protein has translation MKLYVQKVGQAVEEVSLTGSTQISATPGTRLFVEANDGTITHMSRSGSQLVVNTTDGKVINVDNFFGSADQGMSSLTIENTAASGLPEKQIVLGDERLYADGSEVVAYTPEQLKDVISGWDYYEMRGEEAAAAGSDDNTGLFVALGLGAATIAGLIALANNDDDNGHSSSSVTPTPDPDPTPDPTPSNLTDPTLVTLNRSNGSSLSGTSDAHNTTVYIDINNDGTHDYTTTTDANGNWSFPSPTAIPDGSTVSIWVLDSKGGKIEVSTVIDATAPDFISMTISQDLAVITGKTEAGAVVKLDLNGDGVAEYTIKADDSGNYKFTLENGASLIPGTSVISLADDLDNVSHITIPVATKATVLGMSDGTQVMDLSNTTEITSPTLHGLGTPGAIVQVMDGNTVIGTTTVGTDSNWSITATNLPVGKHSFDVETIINTPVTGPSKENAVNITFEQKPYDMSVIVADIREVEIDNSIDAPISITRALPNGGYLVAYPQAEAAGSKFYDVKVKIFDASGQMVSELTLGDKNVADGYSRDSAKAYLSNFDVAVSPVDGAITVLYSRNENPSSYTGNDVVYQRFSADGAEITAGPQIVASSGDIGGMNGLLTGLLPDGLANLITNTLSGIVNPIADFMTSALKTIDFLNILPDTDFKALVDLFVNGLTNRIYTAMFGQGLLSSSIVQMEDGSVVFTGTRFTEPLDLENMVNNADISGFIKEFTDALGLKGIPIIGSVIDFITEGVLNLLVKPIEGLADSVLTWFDLNAFEAGANLYSVRYDKDANGNLVKVSENTESPHDFSLGGFFTENGYITTSNGAFDKAVNWIFGKNPTSDSEGLVGADLGGGQYAVIWQQAGKDWSLDQLLKNPVDLKISVVDFGTGKIVLDGATLNTGAPKGSADVSPKIITLPDGTFAVSWVRVTGSDMGDVLVQRFQLQNGKLLALDAQPIVVNSTTDGAQGVIAGSLIGANDITVLENGNYVVSWASATTQGESHVISRVFDMSGQAITEEIIVDKGVEDPGVCSLPSVVALAGGGFAVTWSEVSDTGGNLYSRTYNDDGSIRGTGESADVSNSGHYVKGTTESAVGTNGDDVIDGTNGVTNVVANDGNDRIIVMSDGFQSIDGGKGFDTVVFEDKSATTIDSATLNKLHNIEQIDLNSTSALTLDVKYDDLIKMNDDKHLFVTGTAEDKVDLDLTSWTNVATANKSGVQYNLYVYDKDEDAQVWVQNTIAVI, from the coding sequence GCACGATTACTCATATGTCACGTTCTGGTTCACAGTTAGTTGTGAACACGACTGATGGTAAAGTGATCAATGTAGATAACTTCTTCGGTTCAGCCGACCAAGGTATGAGTTCATTAACCATTGAGAATACCGCCGCATCCGGTTTACCAGAAAAGCAAATCGTTCTTGGTGATGAAAGACTCTACGCAGATGGCAGCGAGGTTGTTGCCTATACACCAGAGCAATTAAAAGATGTTATCTCTGGTTGGGATTATTATGAGATGCGTGGCGAAGAAGCTGCCGCTGCGGGTAGTGATGATAATACCGGTCTTTTTGTTGCGCTAGGCTTAGGTGCTGCAACTATTGCTGGTTTGATTGCTCTTGCAAATAACGATGATGATAATGGGCATAGCTCCAGTAGTGTAACCCCTACGCCAGATCCAGACCCTACTCCGGATCCTACGCCAAGTAATTTGACTGACCCGACACTGGTCACGCTGAACCGTTCTAATGGTTCAAGCCTATCAGGTACCAGTGATGCTCATAACACTACCGTCTATATTGATATCAATAACGATGGTACTCATGACTATACGACAACCACTGATGCCAATGGTAACTGGTCTTTCCCTTCTCCAACCGCTATTCCTGATGGCTCAACCGTTAGCATTTGGGTATTAGATAGCAAAGGCGGGAAAATTGAAGTTAGTACTGTTATCGATGCAACGGCCCCTGACTTTATCTCAATGACTATTTCTCAGGATTTAGCGGTTATTACCGGTAAAACCGAAGCAGGAGCCGTCGTTAAACTGGATCTGAATGGTGACGGTGTTGCTGAATACACGATCAAAGCAGACGATAGCGGTAACTACAAGTTTACCCTTGAGAATGGTGCGTCTCTCATTCCAGGTACCAGCGTAATCAGCCTAGCCGATGATTTAGACAATGTTTCTCACATTACTATTCCCGTTGCTACCAAAGCGACTGTATTAGGTATGAGCGATGGAACACAGGTGATGGACCTGTCTAACACCACAGAGATCACCTCTCCTACTTTACATGGTTTGGGTACACCTGGTGCCATAGTTCAAGTCATGGATGGCAATACCGTTATTGGTACTACCACTGTTGGCACTGACAGTAACTGGAGTATTACAGCAACTAACTTACCTGTAGGTAAGCACTCTTTTGATGTTGAAACTATCATCAACACCCCAGTAACCGGCCCAAGTAAAGAGAATGCGGTTAATATCACTTTTGAACAAAAACCTTATGACATGTCAGTTATTGTTGCTGATATCCGTGAGGTTGAAATTGATAACAGTATTGATGCCCCAATCTCAATTACCCGAGCCCTACCAAATGGTGGATATCTGGTCGCTTACCCACAAGCGGAAGCCGCTGGTTCTAAATTCTATGACGTCAAGGTCAAGATTTTTGACGCTAGTGGTCAAATGGTTTCTGAGCTAACGCTGGGTGATAAGAATGTGGCCGATGGCTACAGCAGGGACAGTGCTAAAGCTTACTTAAGTAACTTTGACGTTGCGGTCTCTCCTGTTGATGGTGCGATTACCGTTCTGTATTCGAGAAACGAAAATCCTTCAAGCTATACCGGTAACGACGTTGTTTATCAGCGTTTCTCTGCTGATGGTGCAGAAATCACTGCAGGCCCACAGATTGTCGCCTCTTCCGGTGATATTGGTGGCATGAATGGTCTGCTGACGGGTTTACTGCCAGATGGTTTAGCAAATCTGATCACGAATACCCTATCAGGTATCGTGAACCCAATTGCAGACTTCATGACCAGTGCTCTGAAAACCATTGATTTCCTGAATATTCTGCCTGACACCGACTTTAAAGCGTTAGTTGACCTGTTTGTAAACGGCCTGACCAATCGTATCTACACGGCGATGTTTGGTCAGGGTCTGTTGAGCTCATCGATTGTTCAAATGGAAGACGGTAGCGTTGTATTTACCGGCACCCGTTTTACTGAACCGTTAGATCTGGAAAACATGGTTAATAACGCTGATATTTCTGGCTTTATTAAAGAGTTCACTGATGCATTAGGCTTAAAAGGCATTCCAATTATTGGTTCTGTTATCGACTTCATCACCGAAGGCGTTCTGAATCTACTGGTTAAACCCATTGAAGGTTTGGCTGACTCCGTTTTGACATGGTTCGACCTGAATGCTTTCGAAGCCGGCGCAAACTTATACAGCGTTCGCTACGATAAGGATGCCAATGGCAATCTGGTTAAAGTCAGTGAAAACACGGAATCGCCGCATGATTTCTCGCTGGGTGGCTTCTTCACTGAAAACGGCTATATCACGACCAGCAATGGTGCCTTCGATAAAGCCGTTAACTGGATCTTTGGTAAGAACCCAACCAGCGACAGTGAAGGTTTAGTCGGTGCCGATCTGGGCGGCGGTCAATATGCCGTGATCTGGCAACAAGCGGGGAAAGACTGGTCTCTCGATCAATTGCTGAAAAACCCGGTTGACCTAAAAATCTCCGTTGTGGACTTCGGTACCGGTAAGATCGTACTTGATGGCGCAACGCTTAATACCGGCGCACCAAAAGGTTCTGCTGATGTTTCACCTAAGATCATCACCTTACCTGATGGTACCTTCGCCGTATCGTGGGTTCGCGTAACCGGTAGCGATATGGGTGACGTATTAGTTCAGCGTTTCCAACTGCAGAACGGAAAGTTATTGGCTCTTGATGCACAACCCATCGTCGTTAACAGCACTACCGATGGTGCTCAGGGCGTAATCGCTGGTTCACTAATCGGTGCAAACGACATAACCGTTCTGGAAAATGGCAACTACGTTGTTAGCTGGGCATCAGCGACAACTCAGGGCGAATCTCACGTTATTTCTCGCGTGTTTGATATGAGTGGTCAAGCTATCACCGAAGAAATTATTGTCGATAAAGGCGTTGAAGATCCCGGCGTTTGTTCTCTGCCGTCTGTCGTTGCGCTGGCTGGTGGTGGCTTCGCAGTGACTTGGTCTGAAGTTTCAGATACCGGTGGCAACCTGTACAGTCGTACCTACAACGATGATGGTTCGATCCGCGGTACCGGTGAGTCTGCTGATGTTTCTAATTCAGGTCACTACGTCAAAGGTACAACAGAATCTGCTGTAGGCACTAACGGTGATGATGTCATTGATGGGACGAATGGCGTTACCAACGTCGTTGCTAACGATGGCAATGACCGCATCATCGTCATGTCTGATGGATTCCAATCCATCGATGGTGGCAAAGGTTTTGACACGGTTGTATTTGAAGATAAATCAGCGACAACCATTGATTCAGCAACGCTAAACAAACTGCACAACATCGAGCAAATCGATCTGAACAGTACTTCTGCACTGACATTAGACGTGAAATATGACGATCTGATTAAGATGAACGATGACAAACATTTGTTTGTTACAGGTACTGCAGAAGACAAAGTTGACCTAGATTTAACCAGTTGGACTAATGTCGCAACCGCTAACAAATCGGGTGTGCAATATAACCTGTATGTCTACGATAAAGATGAAGACGCTCAGGTCTGGGTACAAAATACTATCGCTGTAATTTAA
- a CDS encoding type I secretion system permease/ATPase, with amino-acid sequence MDFSPWNECVTIVAKELGINVSVNNLKHIVQNGGERSDVMVNLINYIGLQCKEVNEKLEKIPTLLFPVLVPLHNNQAVVVYNINETHATVSFPISPDVKTQVNLEQLESMRDGSLWLIYLKERTEDKRVDEFLKPYKGNWLFQLIAKDAKFYSQIALGALFGNILALSSALFSMQIYDRVIPAQSYSTLWVLFIGVMLALLMDMGLRLARSHLADAIGKKTDLFMSGMFFSRALRMKNDSRPNSTGAFVAQLREIEHIRELLTSTTVVAMVDMPFILIFIAVIAFIGNSLAFAPLLAIPLVIIPGLIAQWPLSRLSQKGIRESAIRNAMLVETVEGLEDIKIMQAEDRFLRTWNECNTTTAQISLEQRHWSSLITNWCQFIQQLVYISVIALGVYLVINNDITTGTLIACSILSSRTVAPLGQLASVLTRWQHAKMAKTGLDEFLKKPLDQKPFSETLHTDKIKGNFSLKNVKYRFSADAPMVLDINKLEIKPGEKIAILGSIGAGKSSLLRLISGIAETTEGELLLDGLVMKDISNNDIRRDIAYLPQGAQLFHGTIRDNLIMGKPQTSIEQIVDVLNIAGAASLLKTGKGLDLSIAEGGRGLSGGQKQTLLLARTLLRNSPVLFLDEPTANMDEKLEKHVVASLHDHIKNKTFVVVTHRQAPLRLVDRVIVMNQGNIILDGPRDQVLQKLQATN; translated from the coding sequence ATGGATTTTTCTCCATGGAACGAATGCGTTACCATTGTTGCCAAAGAGTTGGGCATTAATGTCAGTGTAAATAATTTAAAACACATCGTTCAGAATGGTGGTGAACGTAGTGATGTCATGGTAAACCTAATAAATTACATTGGATTACAATGTAAAGAGGTTAATGAAAAATTAGAAAAAATACCTACACTGCTTTTTCCTGTACTCGTGCCACTACATAATAATCAAGCCGTTGTGGTATACAATATTAATGAAACACATGCCACTGTATCATTTCCTATATCTCCAGACGTCAAAACTCAGGTTAATTTAGAACAGCTGGAATCAATGAGAGATGGCTCCCTCTGGTTGATTTATCTAAAAGAAAGAACCGAAGATAAACGTGTTGATGAATTCCTTAAACCGTATAAAGGAAATTGGTTATTTCAATTAATAGCCAAAGACGCTAAGTTTTATAGTCAAATTGCGTTGGGTGCTTTATTTGGTAATATTCTTGCCCTCTCCAGCGCGCTATTTTCCATGCAAATTTATGACCGCGTTATTCCTGCCCAGTCCTATTCAACGTTATGGGTTCTGTTTATCGGTGTCATGCTCGCCCTCCTGATGGATATGGGATTACGCCTTGCCCGCAGCCATTTGGCCGATGCAATCGGTAAGAAAACTGACCTGTTTATGTCAGGCATGTTTTTCTCCCGGGCATTACGTATGAAAAATGATTCACGACCGAATTCCACCGGTGCCTTTGTTGCTCAATTAAGAGAAATCGAGCACATCCGTGAATTACTGACGTCAACAACCGTCGTCGCCATGGTGGATATGCCATTTATCCTGATCTTTATTGCCGTGATTGCATTTATTGGCAATTCTCTGGCCTTTGCTCCACTGCTAGCCATTCCTCTGGTGATTATTCCTGGCCTGATTGCTCAGTGGCCATTGTCCCGTCTCTCCCAAAAAGGTATTCGTGAAAGTGCAATTCGTAACGCCATGCTGGTGGAAACGGTAGAAGGTCTGGAAGACATTAAGATCATGCAGGCTGAAGATCGTTTTCTACGTACTTGGAATGAATGTAACACCACTACGGCACAAATCTCTTTAGAACAAAGACACTGGTCAAGCCTGATTACTAACTGGTGTCAGTTTATTCAACAGTTAGTGTATATCAGCGTCATCGCTTTGGGCGTTTATCTGGTCATCAATAACGATATTACGACCGGTACGCTAATTGCCTGCTCCATATTGTCTAGCCGAACTGTTGCTCCGTTAGGGCAATTGGCGTCGGTATTAACCCGTTGGCAGCACGCCAAAATGGCTAAAACCGGTTTAGATGAGTTCCTGAAAAAGCCGCTGGACCAAAAACCCTTTAGTGAAACGCTACATACCGACAAAATTAAGGGTAACTTCAGTTTGAAAAACGTGAAGTATCGCTTTAGCGCTGATGCTCCGATGGTGTTGGATATCAACAAACTCGAGATTAAACCTGGAGAAAAAATTGCGATTCTGGGTTCTATCGGCGCAGGAAAATCCTCACTGCTGCGTCTGATTTCCGGTATTGCTGAAACAACGGAAGGTGAATTGCTGCTTGATGGTCTGGTAATGAAAGATATCTCTAATAATGATATTCGCCGCGATATTGCTTATTTACCGCAGGGCGCTCAGTTATTTCACGGCACCATCAGAGACAATTTAATTATGGGTAAACCTCAGACATCCATAGAACAAATTGTTGATGTATTAAATATTGCCGGTGCCGCAAGCCTACTAAAAACGGGGAAAGGACTGGATTTATCCATTGCCGAAGGCGGTCGAGGGTTATCAGGTGGCCAAAAGCAAACCTTATTGCTAGCCAGAACCCTGCTACGCAACTCCCCTGTTCTATTCCTTGATGAACCAACCGCCAATATGGATGAAAAGCTGGAAAAACATGTGGTTGCATCGCTACACGATCATATTAAAAACAAAACGTTCGTTGTGGTAACTCACCGTCAGGCTCCTTTGAGGCTGGTTGACCGAGTTATTGTTATGAATCAGGGGAATATCATCCTTGATGGTCCAAGAGATCAAGTATTGCAAAAGCTGCAAGCCACTAATTAG